One stretch of Halapricum desulfuricans DNA includes these proteins:
- a CDS encoding CBS domain-containing protein, which produces MNGDVTVQEAMTRDYVGVSGSDSVRETAKLLLEEETPGAVVLKGREPIGIVTASDALSWLVGDESADASVTECMSDVVPEVAPDQPIEAAVDELFAQSATMLVVTDNGGEPLGVLTQRDVIAATTFTPGEVTAERNAEPARLESESQAPADADGGYSEQGICERCGALTSDLVSFNGQLLCPDCRDV; this is translated from the coding sequence GCGCGACTACGTGGGGGTGAGTGGGTCCGATAGCGTCCGTGAGACAGCGAAACTACTGCTCGAAGAGGAGACGCCGGGAGCAGTCGTTCTGAAGGGCCGAGAGCCGATCGGGATCGTCACTGCTAGTGACGCCCTTTCGTGGCTTGTCGGCGACGAGAGTGCCGACGCGTCCGTAACCGAGTGCATGTCCGATGTCGTGCCCGAGGTCGCGCCCGATCAGCCGATCGAGGCCGCCGTCGATGAACTGTTCGCGCAGTCGGCGACGATGCTGGTCGTGACTGACAACGGTGGCGAGCCGCTCGGCGTACTCACCCAGCGCGACGTGATCGCGGCGACGACGTTCACGCCGGGCGAAGTCACCGCCGAGCGGAACGCCGAGCCGGCGCGTCTCGAATCCGAGTCGCAAGCGCCGGCCGACGCGGACGGCGGCTACAGCGAGCAGGGGATCTGCGAGCGGTGCGGCGCGCTCACCTCCGACCTCGTCTCATTCAACGGACAACTGCTCTGCCCGGACTGCCGTGACGTCTGA
- a CDS encoding GNAT family N-acetyltransferase has protein sequence MSDLDSVTVESATMDELDRLVECWLELAAGQREYGSQLQTATNRSRIRDSFARRIAGGQARVARDGDRIVGFVTFTMEGSTFAKSVQRGVVQNLYVKPELRGEGIGTRLLESAERALVDAGADVISLEAMADNESARQFYRDRGYRPHRVTYEKSVESDTP, from the coding sequence ATGAGCGACCTTGATTCGGTCACGGTCGAGTCAGCGACGATGGACGAGCTGGACCGGCTGGTCGAGTGCTGGCTCGAACTGGCGGCGGGTCAGCGCGAGTACGGCTCGCAGTTGCAGACGGCGACCAACCGGAGTCGGATCCGCGACTCGTTCGCCCGGCGGATCGCCGGCGGGCAGGCACGCGTCGCCCGGGACGGCGACCGGATCGTCGGCTTCGTCACGTTCACGATGGAGGGCAGCACGTTTGCGAAGTCGGTCCAGCGCGGGGTCGTCCAGAACCTCTACGTCAAGCCCGAGTTGCGCGGCGAGGGGATCGGGACCCGATTGCTCGAAAGCGCGGAGCGCGCGCTCGTGGACGCCGGAGCAGACGTGATATCGCTGGAAGCGATGGCGGACAACGAGTCGGCCCGGCAGTTCTACCGCGATCGTGGCTACCGCCCCCATCGGGTCACCTACGAAAAGTCGGTCGAAAGCGATACGCCTTAA